The following are from one region of the Phormidium sp. PBR-2020 genome:
- the egtC gene encoding ergothioneine biosynthesis protein EgtC — protein MCRLLAYLGSPVSLHSLLCQPPHSLVVQSYQPQEMTAGLLNADGYGFSWYDRRQQDQPFIYKSLLPIWSDINLSSLSHYIHSDCILAYVRSATPGQALDLSNGQPFSHDNWSFIHNGAIPQFRQRLYRPLRDRLRSPYYELINGSTDSEHLFAYLMQLQDETPQQPLSQTLKTALKDFQELAMAHNSQLSANLVLSDGQHLIACRFAVNTAPPSLYYLQQDGSHLIASEPIFPGNWQAFAPSSILTINPNQGPQWTVLNP, from the coding sequence ATGTGTCGACTTCTCGCCTATCTCGGTTCTCCCGTCTCCCTCCATTCCCTCCTCTGTCAGCCCCCCCATTCCCTCGTCGTACAAAGTTATCAACCCCAAGAAATGACCGCCGGATTGCTGAACGCCGATGGCTATGGCTTCAGTTGGTACGATCGCCGCCAACAAGACCAACCCTTCATCTACAAAAGTCTCCTGCCCATCTGGAGTGACATTAACCTCTCCTCCCTCAGTCACTATATTCACTCCGACTGTATCCTGGCTTATGTGCGTAGTGCCACCCCAGGACAGGCCCTTGATTTAAGCAACGGCCAGCCCTTCAGCCATGACAACTGGTCCTTTATCCATAACGGGGCCATTCCCCAATTTCGTCAGCGTCTCTATCGTCCCCTGCGCGATCGCCTCCGTAGCCCCTACTATGAACTCATCAACGGCAGTACCGACTCAGAACATCTGTTTGCCTATCTGATGCAGTTACAGGACGAAACGCCCCAGCAGCCCCTCAGCCAAACCCTCAAAACCGCCCTAAAGGACTTTCAGGAATTGGCCATGGCCCATAACAGTCAACTCTCCGCCAACCTCGTCCTGAGTGACGGACAACACCTCATCGCCTGTCGCTTCGCCGTCAACACCGCCCCCCCCAGTCTCTATTACCTGCAACAGGATGGAAGTCACCTCATCGCCTCCGAACCCATCTTTCCCGGAAACTGGCAAGCCTTCGCCCCAAGCAGTATCTTAACTATCAACCCCAATCAAGGGCCTCAGTGGACCGTCTTGAACCCCTAA
- a CDS encoding homogentisate phytyltransferase, whose protein sequence is MESRSQPLATSLAQRLSALWRFSRPHTIIGTTLSVWGLFAISQAGSWPTSPEWRSLLWAWLACLGGNLYIVGLNQLEDIDIDRINKPTLPLASGEFSPRQGWTIVALSGLGAIALAWTQGQWLFATVAISLLIGTAYSIPPIRLKRFPFWASFCIFTVRGMIVNVGLFLHFQGGFPIIPEVWALTIFVLIFTFAIAIFKDIPDLEGDKRYQISTLTLRLGAPAVARLALITISICDLLMVVAGFTVLEDMNGPLLAGIHLILLALLWFRRRTLDLGDRTSIAAFYQFIWKLFFLEYLVFPLTYVFVNS, encoded by the coding sequence ATGGAATCGCGATCGCAACCCTTAGCCACATCATTGGCACAACGACTTTCTGCCCTATGGCGGTTTAGTCGTCCCCATACCATTATTGGCACAACCCTCAGTGTTTGGGGGCTATTTGCCATCAGCCAAGCGGGGTCATGGCCCACCTCCCCGGAATGGCGATCGCTCCTTTGGGCTTGGTTGGCCTGTTTAGGGGGAAACCTCTATATTGTGGGCTTAAATCAACTCGAAGACATCGACATCGATCGCATCAATAAGCCCACGTTACCCCTGGCCTCGGGAGAATTTAGCCCCCGCCAGGGATGGACGATTGTTGCCCTTTCGGGACTGGGGGCGATCGCCCTAGCTTGGACTCAGGGACAATGGCTATTCGCCACCGTCGCCATTAGTTTACTCATCGGAACCGCCTATTCAATTCCCCCCATTCGTCTCAAACGCTTTCCCTTTTGGGCCTCATTTTGCATTTTTACCGTGCGCGGGATGATTGTAAACGTAGGACTGTTCCTGCATTTTCAGGGCGGATTTCCTATTATTCCCGAAGTCTGGGCCTTAACGATATTTGTCCTAATTTTCACCTTTGCTATTGCCATTTTCAAAGATATTCCTGACTTAGAAGGAGACAAACGCTATCAAATTAGCACCCTAACCCTGCGTCTCGGGGCCCCAGCCGTCGCCCGCTTAGCCCTCATCACCATTTCTATCTGTGACCTCTTGATGGTGGTAGCTGGGTTTACCGTTCTCGAAGACATGAATGGTCCGCTTCTGGCGGGGATTCATCTAATTCTGTTAGCCCTCCTCTGGTTTCGTCGTCGGACTCTGGACTTGGGCGATCGCACCTCCATCGCTGCCTTTTATCAATTTATTTGGAAACTCTTTTTTCTGGAATATCTGGTGTTTCCTTTAACCTATGTTTTTGTCAATTCTTAA
- a CDS encoding serine/threonine phosphatase, whose amino-acid sequence MIWFAILIPKADGGGMTLPVYLDPQRRYRPLKRPVLNDWGDIEVQVSDQMPGESPYYRSTGKGSSLSIPDLAEPYIHPYCATNSALPRLHDAWENEEYAIILLEDRSSLLPLIEGWRVKQASKRQEVALQQLHWMYQMTDLWMLLTELAGRPSLMQLDNLRLDDDDLLCLQRLHLETVDHEVSLKQLGETWSQLFRFSEMSPHLDIAQLIQRLQQGQIASPERLRSHLDQLLDSLQPQLVNEDEDDDDPTGWNFAEEDLTVTAPIIPTIQLTHAGQTDIGRQRRHNEDTFLLWLRQHQRETPNSRTESARGLYILCDGMGGHEGGDVASAIAIETVADRILPYWDEAFPEQWRINEAIAAANTAIYQLNQDQGRRGNRRMGTTLVMLLLDGNQAAIAHVGDSRLYRLTVSGGLELLTRDHELGQQSIAQGVDPAVAYQTPQAYQLTQALGPRESVRPDIRFLPVLENTLFLLASDGLTDRSLVELHWKTHLKPYLAVSANLNFAPQELIDLANQENGRDNITAVLVRAELKSL is encoded by the coding sequence ATGATTTGGTTTGCTATCCTCATCCCTAAAGCTGACGGTGGCGGGATGACGCTTCCGGTTTATCTCGACCCCCAACGTCGCTATCGTCCTCTCAAACGTCCAGTTTTAAATGACTGGGGCGATATTGAGGTTCAGGTTTCTGATCAAATGCCGGGAGAGTCCCCCTACTATCGGTCAACGGGGAAGGGGTCGTCGCTGTCAATCCCAGATCTAGCCGAACCCTATATTCATCCCTATTGTGCGACTAACTCAGCCCTGCCACGACTTCATGATGCCTGGGAAAATGAGGAGTATGCCATTATTCTTCTGGAGGATCGCTCGTCGTTGTTACCTCTGATTGAGGGCTGGCGGGTGAAGCAGGCCTCGAAACGTCAGGAGGTGGCGCTTCAGCAACTCCATTGGATGTATCAGATGACGGATTTATGGATGTTGCTGACGGAGTTGGCGGGCCGCCCGAGTTTGATGCAATTGGATAATCTCCGGTTGGATGATGACGATCTGTTATGTTTGCAACGCCTCCATCTGGAAACGGTGGATCATGAGGTGTCGTTGAAACAGTTGGGAGAGACTTGGAGTCAGTTATTTCGCTTTTCTGAGATGTCACCTCATCTGGACATCGCCCAATTGATTCAACGGTTACAACAGGGACAGATTGCCTCGCCGGAACGGTTGCGATCGCATCTCGATCAGCTTTTGGATTCTCTACAACCCCAGTTGGTGAACGAGGATGAGGATGATGATGATCCCACGGGTTGGAATTTCGCCGAGGAAGATCTCACGGTCACGGCCCCGATTATCCCGACGATTCAATTGACTCATGCGGGACAGACGGATATCGGCCGCCAACGTCGTCATAATGAGGATACGTTTCTGTTGTGGTTACGACAACATCAACGGGAAACTCCTAATTCACGGACGGAGTCGGCGCGAGGCCTGTATATTCTTTGTGATGGGATGGGGGGCCATGAGGGGGGCGATGTGGCTAGTGCGATCGCCATTGAAACGGTGGCCGATCGCATTCTCCCCTATTGGGATGAGGCGTTCCCGGAACAATGGCGGATTAATGAGGCCATCGCCGCTGCAAATACGGCAATTTATCAGTTAAATCAGGATCAAGGCCGCCGGGGAAATCGCCGCATGGGAACGACCCTAGTCATGTTACTCCTCGATGGCAATCAGGCGGCGATCGCCCATGTGGGGGATTCTCGTCTCTATCGCTTGACGGTGTCGGGAGGGTTGGAACTGTTAACCCGCGATCATGAGTTGGGACAACAATCCATCGCCCAGGGGGTTGATCCGGCGGTGGCCTATCAAACCCCTCAAGCCTATCAACTCACCCAAGCCCTCGGGCCCCGCGAGTCGGTTCGCCCAGATATCCGCTTTCTACCGGTTCTGGAAAATACCCTGTTTCTGTTGGCCTCTGATGGCCTCACCGATCGCAGTTTGGTGGAACTCCATTGGAAAACTCACCTCAAACCCTATTTGGCGGTCTCGGCAAATCTTAATTTTGCACCTCAGGAGTTGATTGATTTGGCGAATCAGGAAAATGGGCGGGATAATATTACGGCTGTTTTGGTTCGCGCGGAGTTGAAATCTCTTTAA
- a CDS encoding SUMF1/EgtB/PvdO family nonheme iron enzyme, which produces MSLVSQPSPTLALQEALIACRQATLDQVQSLGDRLYYSQAHPDFSPIGWHLGHIGFTEELWLLRHCARRTPQQPQYHRLYAADGLPKQQRQQLPSLADTCDYLQQIRQQVLDYLPRAPLQDQARLWWFILQHESQHSETMAIVEALHRRSPLYRPHPTASKPLNPETIKIPAGAFLQGNSNENALDNEQPAFLNPLDEYHIDRYPVTCGQYRHFIDVGGYDNRDYWSAAGWQFIRHHNIRQPLYWPEADGSEFDHYPVCGVSWYEANAYANFVGKRLPTEAEWEKAASWNSPQHRHQPYPWGTEFPQAHHCNHHRLMGGITPVHAYPNHCSPWGIEDMLGNVWEWTSTAFDGYQGFEFFPYSGYSQAYFDGQHYGLRGGSWTTRPWALRNSFRNWYSPQVREAFAGFRLCRR; this is translated from the coding sequence ATGTCACTCGTTTCCCAACCTTCCCCAACCCTGGCCCTCCAGGAAGCCCTCATCGCCTGTCGTCAAGCCACCCTAGATCAGGTTCAATCCCTGGGCGATCGCCTCTATTACTCCCAAGCCCATCCCGACTTTAGCCCCATTGGTTGGCATCTAGGACATATTGGCTTCACCGAAGAACTCTGGCTATTGCGTCATTGTGCCAGACGCACTCCCCAACAGCCTCAATATCATCGCCTCTATGCCGCCGATGGCCTGCCAAAACAGCAACGGCAACAACTCCCCAGCCTCGCCGACACCTGCGATTATCTGCAACAGATTCGCCAACAGGTGTTAGATTATCTCCCTCGCGCCCCCCTCCAGGACCAAGCCCGCCTCTGGTGGTTTATCCTGCAACATGAAAGCCAACATAGTGAAACCATGGCGATCGTCGAGGCATTACATCGACGCAGCCCCCTCTATCGCCCTCATCCAACCGCCTCCAAGCCACTTAACCCCGAAACTATCAAAATTCCCGCAGGAGCCTTCCTCCAGGGCAATAGTAACGAGAATGCCCTAGATAACGAACAGCCCGCCTTTCTCAACCCTCTTGACGAGTATCATATTGACCGCTACCCCGTCACCTGTGGCCAATACCGTCACTTTATCGACGTGGGGGGCTACGACAACCGCGACTATTGGTCTGCCGCCGGTTGGCAGTTTATCCGCCACCATAACATCCGCCAACCCCTCTATTGGCCCGAGGCTGACGGGTCGGAGTTTGACCATTATCCCGTCTGTGGGGTGAGTTGGTATGAAGCCAACGCCTACGCCAACTTTGTCGGCAAACGACTCCCCACTGAAGCGGAATGGGAAAAGGCCGCTAGTTGGAACTCCCCGCAACATCGCCATCAGCCTTATCCCTGGGGAACTGAGTTCCCTCAAGCGCATCATTGCAATCATCATCGCCTGATGGGGGGTATCACGCCGGTTCATGCTTATCCCAATCATTGCAGTCCTTGGGGTATCGAGGATATGTTGGGGAATGTCTGGGAATGGACATCAACTGCCTTTGATGGTTATCAGGGGTTTGAGTTCTTCCCCTATTCCGGGTATTCTCAAGCCTATTTTGATGGCCAGCATTATGGGTTACGGGGAGGAAGTTGGACTACTCGCCCCTGGGCCCTTCGTAATAGTTTCCGCAATTGGTATTCTCCTCAGGTTCGAGAAGCGTTTGCGGGGTTTCGGCTTTGTCGCCGATGA
- a CDS encoding methyltransferase domain-containing protein, whose product MTNPFGQQIQDFYDASTELWEEVWGEHLHHGYYGDRNPRSLDRRQAQIDLIDRLLDWVNATGNAAPLNEQRQVLDVGCGVGGSSLHLWQKFHCRATGITLSPVQARRATERSQQAGASSSLGFLVADALGVPFVDETFDWVWSLESGEHMPDKTRFLEECYRLLKPGGTLMLATWCHRPLDSGRLSAAEVEQLRQLYQVYHLPYVISLPDYDAIAEGIGFENVQTEDWSTAVAPFWDVVMDSALDPKVILGVLLSGWETIQGALAMNLMRDGYKSGLVRYGVLSGRKPLEA is encoded by the coding sequence ATGACAAACCCCTTTGGCCAACAGATTCAGGACTTCTATGACGCTTCGACGGAACTCTGGGAGGAGGTTTGGGGCGAACATTTACACCATGGCTACTACGGCGATCGCAATCCCCGCAGTCTAGACCGACGACAGGCCCAGATTGACCTAATCGATCGCCTCCTGGACTGGGTTAACGCCACAGGGAACGCGGCCCCTCTCAACGAACAGCGTCAAGTCCTCGATGTCGGCTGTGGCGTGGGTGGGAGTAGTCTCCACTTATGGCAGAAATTTCACTGTCGGGCCACGGGAATCACCCTCAGTCCGGTTCAGGCCCGCCGGGCCACCGAGCGATCGCAACAAGCCGGGGCCAGCAGTTCCCTCGGCTTCTTAGTGGCCGATGCGTTAGGAGTTCCCTTTGTCGATGAGACCTTTGACTGGGTGTGGTCCCTCGAAAGCGGCGAACATATGCCCGACAAAACCCGCTTTTTAGAGGAATGTTACCGTCTCCTCAAACCCGGTGGAACCCTGATGTTAGCCACCTGGTGTCATCGTCCCCTAGATTCCGGGCGTTTGTCAGCGGCGGAAGTTGAGCAGCTGCGGCAACTCTATCAGGTTTATCATTTACCCTATGTGATTTCCCTGCCCGACTATGATGCGATCGCCGAAGGGATTGGCTTTGAGAATGTACAAACCGAGGATTGGTCAACCGCCGTGGCCCCCTTCTGGGATGTCGTCATGGACTCCGCCTTAGATCCCAAGGTGATTTTGGGGGTTCTCTTATCCGGTTGGGAGACCATTCAGGGGGCTTTGGCCATGAATTTGATGCGAGATGGCTATAAGAGTGGGTTAGTCCGTTATGGGGTTCTCAGTGGCAGAAAACCCCTAGAAGCCTAA
- the cofG gene encoding 7,8-didemethyl-8-hydroxy-5-deazariboflavin synthase subunit CofG, which translates to MLKRVTYSPAYTLVPTYECFNRCSYCNFRRQPGGDTWMSLARGREILQSLRDGVGPQVTEILILSGEVHPQHPRRSLWFQRIFNLCQLALSLGFLPHTNVGPLSEGEMASLKTVNVSMGLMLEQVTPKLLKTVHRHAPSKQPERRILQLELAGKLRIPFTTGLLLGIGETTKDCQNSLMEIARIHHRWGHIQEVILQPHRLGQRQESAMEGFQLPQLPKVVALAREMLPPEVTLQIPPNLVETPEILLACLAAGARDLGGIGPRDEVNPDYPHWQCQRLGEILQPAGWQLRPRLPVYPQFESWVSGTLRSQLERIRQKSCQG; encoded by the coding sequence ATGCTGAAGAGGGTAACTTATAGTCCGGCGTATACGTTGGTTCCCACCTATGAGTGTTTTAATCGCTGTAGTTATTGCAACTTTCGTCGGCAACCTGGGGGGGATACTTGGATGAGTTTGGCCCGGGGACGGGAAATTTTGCAGTCTTTGCGGGATGGAGTGGGGCCGCAGGTGACGGAGATTTTGATTCTTAGTGGTGAGGTTCATCCACAGCATCCGCGACGAAGCCTCTGGTTTCAACGGATTTTTAATCTCTGTCAGTTGGCCCTGTCTTTGGGATTTCTGCCTCATACCAATGTTGGACCCCTGAGTGAGGGGGAAATGGCCAGTCTGAAAACGGTGAATGTCTCGATGGGGTTGATGCTGGAACAGGTGACCCCCAAACTGCTGAAGACGGTTCACCGTCACGCGCCGAGTAAACAACCGGAACGGCGCATTTTACAGTTGGAACTGGCGGGTAAGTTGCGGATTCCTTTTACCACGGGATTGTTGTTGGGAATTGGTGAGACGACTAAGGATTGCCAGAATAGCTTGATGGAAATTGCCCGAATTCACCATCGCTGGGGCCATATCCAGGAGGTGATTCTGCAACCTCATCGTTTGGGCCAGCGTCAGGAGTCAGCGATGGAGGGGTTTCAGTTGCCGCAACTTCCGAAGGTGGTGGCGTTGGCCCGGGAGATGTTGCCGCCGGAGGTGACGTTGCAGATTCCTCCGAATTTAGTAGAAACACCGGAGATTCTCTTGGCTTGTCTGGCGGCTGGGGCCAGGGATTTGGGAGGAATTGGCCCCCGTGATGAGGTGAACCCGGATTATCCCCATTGGCAATGTCAACGGCTGGGTGAGATTCTGCAACCGGCGGGTTGGCAGTTGCGTCCCCGTTTACCGGTGTATCCTCAGTTTGAATCTTGGGTGTCTGGGACACTGCGATCGCAGCTTGAGAGAATTCGTCAAAAAAGTTGCCAGGGTTGA
- a CDS encoding HpsJ family protein, producing MKSKESKTSLALASRGLKLAGTVLILITLLNFILLIVPPDAGNPSWWLNLSTQIIQQGIIPLIGVAALLAGIACEVVSGAATENDTWIQTTKTRTFRLSLVLGLIFLILIPGHALAALVSSQQAIARIDREASESLEQIELQLQQQQQLYLGIIEGGEDTEALLGDLIGDEPLNEEQLAQFQEFIENPDSIDRQIQTLRTSLVERVQARSSRAKERSRFGAWKSIARFGLTSIMLSTCYLNIAFLGRGMGKRTKVKKVKRRPATPPTPPKPKTKRIGPPPSDDPPFMP from the coding sequence ATGAAGTCTAAAGAATCTAAGACCAGTTTAGCCTTGGCCTCAAGGGGCCTGAAACTGGCAGGAACGGTTCTGATTCTGATTACCCTGCTCAACTTTATCTTACTCATCGTCCCTCCTGACGCAGGGAATCCGAGCTGGTGGCTCAACTTAAGCACACAAATCATACAGCAGGGCATTATCCCCTTGATTGGAGTGGCGGCACTGTTGGCGGGAATTGCCTGCGAAGTGGTGAGTGGGGCAGCCACCGAGAATGATACCTGGATTCAAACCACGAAAACGCGAACCTTTCGGCTATCCTTAGTTTTAGGTTTGATTTTTCTGATTCTCATTCCCGGTCATGCCCTAGCGGCGTTAGTTTCGAGTCAGCAAGCCATTGCCCGCATTGACCGAGAAGCCAGCGAAAGTTTAGAACAAATTGAACTGCAATTGCAACAGCAGCAGCAACTTTATCTTGGGATTATCGAAGGTGGTGAGGATACGGAAGCCCTCTTAGGGGACCTTATTGGCGATGAACCGTTAAATGAGGAGCAGTTGGCTCAGTTTCAGGAGTTTATCGAAAATCCTGACAGTATTGACCGGCAAATCCAAACCTTACGGACCAGTTTAGTCGAACGAGTCCAAGCTCGCAGCAGTCGGGCTAAAGAGCGATCGCGATTTGGGGCTTGGAAGTCCATCGCCCGCTTCGGCTTAACCAGTATCATGCTCTCAACCTGCTACCTCAATATCGCCTTCCTGGGACGAGGGATGGGCAAACGCACCAAAGTCAAGAAAGTCAAACGTCGTCCGGCCACGCCTCCAACCCCCCCCAAACCCAAGACCAAACGAATAGGGCCGCCCCCTTCCGATGACCCGCCCTTTATGCCGTAA
- a CDS encoding pseudouridine synthase, whose translation MKAQYRYILFYKPYDVLCQFTDNSATPRATLKDYIPIPGVYSVGRLDRDSEGLLLLTNDGPLKHRLTDPKFAKPRTYWVQVERTPDEAALEALRRGVTIRGYTTRPAQVQRLPNPPDLPPRDPPIRYRKTVPTDWLEITLTEGRNRQVRRMTAAVGFPTLRLIRVRSLRLTLEGLQPGQWRELTPLEIQQVREDSKEQSSSSRSTP comes from the coding sequence GTGAAGGCTCAGTATCGCTATATTCTCTTTTATAAGCCCTACGATGTGCTGTGTCAGTTTACCGACAACAGTGCCACTCCTCGCGCGACCTTAAAGGACTATATCCCCATTCCCGGGGTCTATTCTGTGGGTCGTCTCGATCGCGACAGTGAGGGCCTGCTGTTGTTAACCAATGATGGGCCGCTGAAGCATCGTCTGACGGACCCCAAGTTTGCCAAACCGCGCACCTATTGGGTACAAGTAGAACGGACTCCCGATGAGGCGGCCCTAGAAGCGTTACGTCGGGGGGTGACGATTCGCGGCTATACCACTCGTCCGGCCCAAGTCCAACGACTTCCTAATCCCCCTGATCTCCCGCCACGGGACCCACCGATTCGCTATCGTAAAACGGTTCCCACGGACTGGCTGGAAATTACCTTGACGGAAGGGCGCAATCGTCAAGTCCGGCGGATGACGGCGGCGGTTGGCTTTCCCACCTTACGCTTGATTCGGGTTCGCAGTCTCCGATTAACTCTGGAGGGCCTACAACCGGGACAATGGCGAGAGTTGACTCCCCTGGAAATTCAACAAGTGAGGGAAGATAGTAAGGAACAGTCGTCTTCGTCGCGATCAACACCCTGA